Below is a genomic region from Anaerolineae bacterium.
CGGCCGGCCGTGACGAGGGTTGGCACGAGGTCAGCGCGGGGCAATACCAACGTCAATGGGCCAGGCCAGAAGCGCTTGGCTAGACGCCGAGCCATATCGGGCACTTCGCTCACCACTCGCGAGAGGTCCTCAAGGTCGGCGATGTGCACGATCAGTGGATCGTAGGCCGGCCGCCCTTTGGCCGCAAAGATACGTGCCACTGCGGCCTCATTGAGGGCATCGGCCCCTAGGCCGTATACGGTCTCGGTGGGGAACGCTACCAGTCTACCTGCGCGGATGATGGCTGCAGCCCGCGCCAGGATTTCAGGGTCTGGGTCAGAAAGTCGGACAAAAACTACTTCCGTTTGCTTCACACGGCGTCTTGCTCACCAAAAGGCCAGTGAGTGTAAGTAGAGTCGGCCGGTCAAAGAATGCCGGAGGTTAGGCAAGCAGTGATCACGCTTAAAGAGCCGCTAGAACAACAGATACGCCTTTTTGTAAAATCAGACACCATAAGCGGCTGCTGGCACAAAACACTGGCGGTGCTTGTCGTATATATCCAGACCACCAGTGTCGAGATGATAAACCCAACCATGTAGCGAGAGAGCCCTCGCCTCTACTGCTTGCGCGATGCCCTCATACGAAGCTAGATGGGACAGTTGCAAGATCACGTTCTGTTCTACATAGTACTGAAGGATCTCGTTATCCGACCCTCTCCCTGGAGGCGGTGTATGCGTCAAGATCGGCTTAGCGTGGGAGAGCCACTGTCCCAGAGGACTTTTGTCCTCGAAGGTTCCTTGACGGTGTACTAAAGCAGCGATTCCACCGCAACCTGTATGACCGCACACGATGATGTCTCGAATTTGGAACGCATTGATCGCGAACTCGATAACCGCCCCTACGCTGCTCTCATTACTGCCAGCAGGTGGAACCAAATTCGCCACATTGCGTATTACTAACATTTGACCAAGCTCAGCCATAGTGATAAGCTCAGGCGGGACCCGCGAATCCACACAGCCGATAAAGAGAACCCGTGGCGCTTGCGCCCGAGCCAAGGCTAGAAAGCGGGTCTGCTGAGGCTGAAAGACCTCCCTTTGAAAGCGCACATTGCCTGCTAACAGTTGCCGAACGTCATCCATAGCTGAGCTCCAACCTTATCTGTATTGCAGGCTGTGACAGTAGTGGCTACACTTACACCTTGCCCACGGCCAACATGTAGATGGCTGCCTCATGTTGTCCATCGATCCCCAGCATGGCATTAAGGTCGTCATCCAGAAAGGCCCCCACAGCACAAGCGCCCATGCCTACGGAAGTCGCAGCCAGATACACGTTCTGGCCCAAATGGCCTGCCTCCAACAAGGCATAGCGATATGTGCGTTCTTGGTACTTCCAACGAAGCCGTTGAAAGATAGCCGTGAAGACCAGCACCAGGTTGGCCTGGCCCAGGAACTCCTGCATTAGCCCATGGCGAGTGATCTCCCCGCGCAGGTCGGCCGCGCGCAGAAGCTCTAGCGCGTGATCTCGCACTGCATAGTGGTATAGCCCTGGTTGCAGCCCTTCCACCCGGTGCACAACAGGATAGATTTCAATGGGGTACAGCGCTCCAGCTGAGGGAGCAGCTCGCAGTTTATATCCCCAGCGCTCCGCGTTGATGCCACTGGTATAGTACAACAAGCGAGACAATTCCATCAGCGTCATCGGCTGGCCAGAGTAATCCCGTACTGAGCGCCGTCGCTGGATAGCCTCTTCGGTGGACAGCCCCCGGAAATCATTGGGAAGGGGCAGGGGAATTCGTTCAGCCCAGGTATATTCTTTGTACAAGGCTGGCTGGCGTCCCCAATTGGCGACCGTGCCTAGCCAGCTCAACACCTTCGGCTTGCTCCACTCGTGGTAGATCGCTCCCACATCACCTCCGTAAGGCAAAGCCGACTGCGAGCGCAGACTCCGCCCTAGGATAAACCCTCCCAGCCCTCCCAGCATCAGGCCGATCAACCCACGGCGGGATAGAAGCTGTAGAGGGGCGGAAGTACGAGGGAGCGAAGGGGCTCTTCTGCCCTCCTGCCCTTCTCCTCGGTCCCTCACCATCCTCGCTCTCCGGCCCAACCGCCAACGAGCGTATCCTAGTAGCTGACCCCAGTGGAGGTAGACGTGAGCCAAGGCCAGAATAGCTGCAGCATAGCCGGTGTATTTGTGATAGACAAACTCGTTCAAATCCCACAAGTCGGAAATCAAGCCGGTGAAGGCCGTAGCTGTGGCTGTCACCAGAAGCCCGGCGCTGACCAGATAGCTTACGTCATGGCGAGAAATCGCTTTAAGAGTCCTCATCACCATCATCCACCTAGCTTTCAGTACTGTGGGCTTCCAGGACATCATCCTGTGTTCTTCAATCCAGCAGCGATCCCCACAATGCTAAGCCGAAGCGCGTCCACCACCCTCTCTCGTTCCACGCTGCCCTCTGGAAGCGTCCGCAGGCGGCGTAATAGTCCCACTTGGATCAAATTGAGCGGATCCACATAGGGGTTGCGCAGGCAGATAGCCCGCTGTAACACCGGCTCGTTATCCAGCAAAGCCTTTTGTCCGGTCACGGCCAGGATCGCCTCTCGCGTGCGCTCGTATTCTGCGGCGATCTGGTGAAAGATTTCCTGCCCCAGCTTGCGATCGACTACCAACTGTGCATACCTGGCCGCGATGGACATATCGGCCTTGGATAAGGCCATCTGCGCGTTGTCTACCATCGCCTGGAAGAAAGGCCAGTGACGATACAGGGATTGCAGCGTCTCCAGGCCGCCTGGGATTTCCTGCCCATAACGCATGAGAGCGCTGCCCAAGCCATACCAGCCCGGCAGGGTGTGCCGGCTCTGCATCCAGGCGAACACCCAGGGGATAGCTCGCAGATCCTCGATGCGCTCGGTTGCGGTACGTCGGGCTGGCCGAGATCCAATGGTTAGCTCGGTGATCACGTCAATGGGCGTGGCCTGGTGAAAATAATCTAGGAAGCCTGGCGTCTCGTATACCAGGCTTCGATAGGCTTCATAGGCGATAGCAGACAATCGCTCCATCACTGATTCCCACTCGGACACCCTGGCATCCAGTTGGGCCGCGCTGACCTTGATCACCGCGCCCACCACCTGTTCCAGATAGCGCCGGGCGATGACCGGGTGGGCGAAATGGTCGAAGATCACCTCCCCCTGTTCGGTCAGGCGAAAACGCCCCTCCACTGCATCCGGCGGCAACCCCAGGATGGCCCGATGCGTCGGCCCCCCACCCCGGCCTAAGGCGCCCCCACGGCCGTGAAAGAAGGTTAAGCATATGCCATGGCAACGCGCGACAGCTGTCAATGTCCGTTGGGCCTGATAAAGCGCCCAGTTGGCCATAAGGTATCCGCCGTCTTTGGTGCTATCCGAGTAGCCGAGCTGAACTAGTTGATGGTTCCCTCTGGCCTGCAGATGCGCTCGATAGATCGAGTTGTTCAGCAAGGATTCTAGTACAGCCGGCGCCCCTTGCAGATCGGCGATGGTCTCAAAAAGCGGCGCAATGTCCAGACCGCTGAAGCCTTTCGTCGGGCAGAAAAGCCCCACCAGCCCGGCCAGCCAAAGCACCTCTAAGATGTCACTGGGCTGATGGGCCATGCTGATCAGATAATAGCCTAGGG
It encodes:
- a CDS encoding SagB family peptide dehydrogenase, with the translated sequence MRTLKAISRHDVSYLVSAGLLVTATATAFTGLISDLWDLNEFVYHKYTGYAAAILALAHVYLHWGQLLGYARWRLGRRARMVRDRGEGQEGRRAPSLPRTSAPLQLLSRRGLIGLMLGGLGGFILGRSLRSQSALPYGGDVGAIYHEWSKPKVLSWLGTVANWGRQPALYKEYTWAERIPLPLPNDFRGLSTEEAIQRRRSVRDYSGQPMTLMELSRLLYYTSGINAERWGYKLRAAPSAGALYPIEIYPVVHRVEGLQPGLYHYAVRDHALELLRAADLRGEITRHGLMQEFLGQANLVLVFTAIFQRLRWKYQERTYRYALLEAGHLGQNVYLAATSVGMGACAVGAFLDDDLNAMLGIDGQHEAAIYMLAVGKV